TGCCGAGCGACCCTGGCAGCCCGGACATCGCCTTCGATCGCGAACGTCAGCCCGCGCAGCGCCGGCGGTTTCGCCCCCGCGAACGTCATCATCGGGTGCAGCGACCCCACGCTCGCGCCGCGCGCGCGCAGCGCGCGCAGCTCGTCGCTCGCCAGCGCGCCGCTCGAGTGCAGCGCGATCTTCCCACGCCACTCCCGCCCGCGCGCCAGCGCGCGGGCAACTTCTGCGATCGCCGCATCCGGCACGCACAGCCACAGCACGTCGGCGTCGAGCTTCGCCGTGCTGATTTCCACCGCCCGCGCTCCGGCGCTCCGCGCCACCGCGCGCGCTCGCGCCCGCGAGCGCGCCGGCTCCCGCGACGCCACCTCGGTCACGCGATATCCCGCGCGCTTCAGCGCCGGCGCCAGCGCCCGCGCCAGCGCCCCCGCACCGATCAGCGCAATACTCGGCTTCCGCATCCGCGTCAGACTATCAAATCGCCTCTCGCCTTTCCCCTTTGCGTTTTGCCTTTCTCTGTGTCTCTGTGTCTCTGTGGTAGGTTTTTGATTTATGCCGAAAGCCAAGGTC
The Terriglobales bacterium DNA segment above includes these coding regions:
- a CDS encoding DUF2520 domain-containing protein, which produces MRKPSIALIGAGALARALAPALKRAGYRVTEVASREPARSRARARAVARSAGARAVEISTAKLDADVLWLCVPDAAIAEVARALARGREWRGKIALHSSGALASDELRALRARGASVGSLHPMMTFAGAKPPALRGLTFAIEGDVRAARVARQIAGDLGGEAFAIQKAKKPLYHALGSFSSPLLVMLLSEAEQVGKAAGLEPAQTAKVVRAILRRTLENYFHGGAAAAFSGPMRRGDLVTIKRHMKELRKVRGAVEVYRALARASLKRLPVGNRKEMERLLY